One Hippocampus zosterae strain Florida chromosome 4, ASM2543408v3, whole genome shotgun sequence genomic window carries:
- the LOC127600016 gene encoding zinc finger protein OZF-like isoform X1: protein MCARKTAEYKEGLCGTKVDKERQRYRFKLEPRVVFDRTDLKQDDFGPEQESESLQIKEEEEPDSIQIKKEEEPDSIQIKEEEEPESIQLEKEEEPESIEVKKEEEPESIKVKKEEEPESIEVKKEEEPESIQIKEEEPEPPRIKEQQEDEINFPLPGVIMKSKSDGDHCGGSQSDGFLAPLSDGDDIESHSSDDAGDKDEHWKSASTCHTNDKLMKCSQCDKAFFNKSTLKVHLRTHTGEKPFGCLDCGKIFSRKGDLREHARTHTGEKPFACSLCEKRFSRKGRLKDHLKTHTGVKPFACLICGKTFVSKTHLNMHTVTHTGEKPFVCSVCEKSFSRKTHLNRHTKTHTGEKPFACSVCEKMFSRKGHLTEHLKTHTGVKPFACLICFKRFSSKTHLSSHRRRHTGEKPFACSDCGKKFPEKRDLRQHTQTHTGEKLFACSDCGKTFSRKGNLTVHIRKHTEKKPFACLVCVKRFSSKTYLRSHTRRHTGEKPFACSDCGERFPEKRYLRKHAETHSNGICKQAYEEKSEEIHGGNPRLSKHPRYPLSKER, encoded by the coding sequence ATCTCAAACAAGATGATTTTGGTCCTGAGCAGGAGTCCGAGTCCCTCCAaataaaagaggaggaggagccagattccattcaaattaaaaaggaggaggagccagATTCCATCCAAattaaagaagaggaggagccgGAGTCCATCCAACTTGAAAAGGAAGAGGAGCCAGAGTCAATCGAAgttaaaaaggaggaggagccagAGTCCATCAAAgttaaaaaggaggaggagccagAGTCCATCGAAgttaaaaaggaggaggagccagAGTCCATCCAAATTAAAGAGGAGGAGCCAGAGCCTCCTCGCATAAAAGAACAGCAGGAGGATGAAATCAATTTTCCATTGCCCGGTGTCATTATGAAGAGTAAAAGTGACGGAGACCACTGTGGAGGCTCGCAGTCAGACGGCTTCTTGGCTCCACTTTCAGATGGCGACGACATTGAGTCACACTCATCTGACGACGCTGGCGATAAAGATGAACACTGGAAAAGTGCTTCGACATGTCACACTAACGACAAATTAATGAAATGTTCTCAGTGTGACAAAGCTTTTTTCAACAAGTCAACCTTGAAAGTACActtaagaacacacactggagaaaagCCTTTTGGCTGCTTAGATTGTGGTAAAATATTTTCTAGAAAGGGAGATTTAAGAGAGCACGCAAGAACACACACCGGGGAAaagccttttgcctgctcactCTGTGAGAAAAGATTTTCTCGTAAGGGGCGTTTAAAAGAtcacttaaaaacacacaccggagtaaaaccttttgcctgtttaaTTTGCGGtaaaacatttgtttcaaagacacatttaaacatgcacACGGtgacacacactggggaaaaacctTTTGTCTGCTCCGTTTGTGAGAAAAGCTTTTCGAGAAAGACACATTTAAACAGGCACACCAAAACGCACACcggggaaaaaccttttgcctgctcagtttgtgagaAAATGTTTTCTCGAAAGGGACATTTAACAGAACActtgaaaacacacactggagtaaaaccttttgcctgcttaatttgttttaaaagatTCTCTTCTAAGACACATTTAAGCAGCCACAGGAGAagacacactggggaaaaaccttttgcctgctcagattGTGGTAAAAAATTCCCTGAAAAGAGGGATTTAAGacagcacacacaaacgcacactggCGAGAAACTGTTTGCATGCTCAGATTGTGGTAAAACGTTTTCTCGAAAGGGAAATTTAACAGTTCACATAAGAAAACACACTGAGAAAAAACCATTTGCCTGCTTAGTTTGTGTGAAAAGATTCTCTTCAAAGACATATTTAAGAAGCCACACAAGAagacacactggagaaaaaccttttgcctgctcagattGTGGCGAACGATTCCCTGAAAAGAGGTATTTGAGGAAGCATGCAGAAACGCACAGTAATGGCATATGCAAACAGGCTTATGAAGAAAAGTCTGAAGAAATACATGGAGGCAATCCCCGATTATCCAAGCACCCAAGATATCCACTCTCAAAGGAAAGGTAA
- the LOC127600016 gene encoding gastrula zinc finger protein XlCGF57.1-like isoform X2 — MCARKTAEYKEGLCGTKVDKERQRYRFKLEPRVVFDRTDLKQDDFGPEQESESLQIKEEEEPDSIQIKKEEEPDSIQIKEEEEPESIQLEKEEEPESIEVKKEEEPESIKVKKEEEPESIEVKKEEEPESIQIKEEEPEPPRIKEQQEDEINFPLPGVIMKSKSDGDHCGGSQSDGFLAPLSDGDDIESHSSDDAGDKDEHWKSASTCHTNDKLMKCSQCDKAFFNKSTLKVHLRTHTGEKPFGCLDCGKIFSRKGDLREHARTHTGEKPFACSLCEKRFSRKGRLKDHLKTHTGVKPFACLICGKTFVSKTHLNMHTVTHTGEKPFVCSVCEKSFSRKTHLNRHTKTHTGEKPFACSDCGKKFPEKRDLRQHTQTHTGEKLFACSDCGKTFSRKGNLTVHIRKHTEKKPFACLVCVKRFSSKTYLRSHTRRHTGEKPFACSDCGERFPEKRYLRKHAETHSNGICKQAYEEKSEEIHGGNPRLSKHPRYPLSKER; from the exons ATCTCAAACAAGATGATTTTGGTCCTGAGCAGGAGTCCGAGTCCCTCCAaataaaagaggaggaggagccagattccattcaaattaaaaaggaggaggagccagATTCCATCCAAattaaagaagaggaggagccgGAGTCCATCCAACTTGAAAAGGAAGAGGAGCCAGAGTCAATCGAAgttaaaaaggaggaggagccagAGTCCATCAAAgttaaaaaggaggaggagccagAGTCCATCGAAgttaaaaaggaggaggagccagAGTCCATCCAAATTAAAGAGGAGGAGCCAGAGCCTCCTCGCATAAAAGAACAGCAGGAGGATGAAATCAATTTTCCATTGCCCGGTGTCATTATGAAGAGTAAAAGTGACGGAGACCACTGTGGAGGCTCGCAGTCAGACGGCTTCTTGGCTCCACTTTCAGATGGCGACGACATTGAGTCACACTCATCTGACGACGCTGGCGATAAAGATGAACACTGGAAAAGTGCTTCGACATGTCACACTAACGACAAATTAATGAAATGTTCTCAGTGTGACAAAGCTTTTTTCAACAAGTCAACCTTGAAAGTACActtaagaacacacactggagaaaagCCTTTTGGCTGCTTAGATTGTGGTAAAATATTTTCTAGAAAGGGAGATTTAAGAGAGCACGCAAGAACACACACCGGGGAAaagccttttgcctgctcactCTGTGAGAAAAGATTTTCTCGTAAGGGGCGTTTAAAAGAtcacttaaaaacacacaccggagtaaaaccttttgcctgtttaaTTTGCGGtaaaacatttgtttcaaagacacatttaaacatgcacACGGtgacacacactggggaaaaacctTTTGTCTGCTCCGTTTGTGAGAAAAGCTTTTCGAGAAAGACACATTTAAACAGGCACACCAAAACGCACACcggggaaaaac cttttgcctgctcagattGTGGTAAAAAATTCCCTGAAAAGAGGGATTTAAGacagcacacacaaacgcacactggCGAGAAACTGTTTGCATGCTCAGATTGTGGTAAAACGTTTTCTCGAAAGGGAAATTTAACAGTTCACATAAGAAAACACACTGAGAAAAAACCATTTGCCTGCTTAGTTTGTGTGAAAAGATTCTCTTCAAAGACATATTTAAGAAGCCACACAAGAagacacactggagaaaaaccttttgcctgctcagattGTGGCGAACGATTCCCTGAAAAGAGGTATTTGAGGAAGCATGCAGAAACGCACAGTAATGGCATATGCAAACAGGCTTATGAAGAAAAGTCTGAAGAAATACATGGAGGCAATCCCCGATTATCCAAGCACCCAAGATATCCACTCTCAAAGGAAAGGTAA